The proteins below are encoded in one region of Brassica napus cultivar Da-Ae chromosome A6, Da-Ae, whole genome shotgun sequence:
- the LOC125575039 gene encoding plant UBX domain-containing protein 7-like codes for MEGMLSSSEQERLVSSFLEIAVGQTSETARQFLEATSWKLEEAIQLFYVGGEVGVLPSGGTHTQPTVDDPMAAHSWGAAETGNERMQNEVDEVRAPLPVVRETLYGDSMYYGGTRVGSSQREPASLIAFRNFSEEPKSPGIWEPDEGASSASGSASAPEAASAPRDSLASLYRPPFHLMLHGSFEQAKATSSSQDKWLLVNLQSTTEFSSHMLNRDTWANEAVSQTIKANFIFWQVYDDTTEGRKVCTYYKLESIPVVLVIDPTTGQKMRMWSGMVEPETLLEDLVPFMDGGPREHFASLSKKRPRGSFSLAPHSKPKEVVAKDEEEEELQRALAASLEDNDMKESSDDKSAIIPEEEVVVEAVTTTVLPTFPPLPEEPKGGDRSVQCRVGIRLPNGQRVQRNFLKTDSIQLLWSFCYSQLEESERKKPLKLTQAIPGESKTLEFESNLTLEQSGVANSMISATWE; via the exons ATGGAGGGAATGCTCTCTTCGAGTGAGCAGGAGAGATTAGTCTCCTCTTTCCTTGAGATCGCTGTCGGGCAGACATCTGAAACTGCTCGCCAGTTCTTAGAG GCAACAAGCTGGAAACTTGAGGAAGCTATTCAGCTTTTCTACGTGGGAGGCGAAGTTGGTGTTCTTCCATCTGGTGGTACACACACTCAGCCAACGGTCGACGATCCCATGGCTGCACACTCTTGGGG GGCGGCTGAGACAGGAAATGAAAGGATGCAGAACGAAGTAGATGAAGTGCGTGCTCCTTTACCTGTTGTGAGGGAGACTCTTTACGGTGACTCTATGTATTATGG GGGTACGAGAGTGGGAAGCTCTCAGCGTGAACCAGCTTCTTTGATTGCTTTCCGTAACTTCAGTGAAGAGCCAAAAAGCCCTGGAATCTGGGAGCCAGATGAGGGTGCTTCCTCTGCCTCTGGCTCAGCTTCTGCACCAGAGGCAGCATCAGCTCCTCGTGATAGCTTGGCCTCCTTGTACCGTCCTCCTTTCCATCTTATGTTACACGGCTCCTTTGAGCAG GCAAAAGCTACTTCATCTTCTCAAGATAAATGGCTTCTCGTCAACCTCCAATCTACCACGGAGTTTAGCTCTCACATG CTAAACCGAGATACTTGGGCAAATGAAGCTGTTTCTCAGACTATCAAGGCCAACTTCATCTTCTGGCAG GTCTATGATGATACCACGGAAGGAAGGAAGGTTTGCACTTACTACAAGCTCGAATCCATTCCTGTGGTGCTTGTGATTGATCCCACAACTGGTCAAAAGATGAGAATGTGGTCTGGAATGGTCGAACCCGAGACTTTGCTTGAGGATTTGGTGCCGTTCATGGACGGTGGTCCTCGTGAACACTTTGCTTCTCTCTCAAAGAAGCGGCCAAGAGGCAGCTTCTCATTGGCTCCTCATTCCAAACCCAAAG AGGTTGTTGCaaaagatgaggaagaagaagaactgcAACGAGCATTGGCTGCTTCCTTGGAAGACAACGACATGAAAGAGTCTTCAGATGACAAATCAGCAATAATACCTGAAGAAGAAGTAGTTGTTGAAGCTGTTACAACAACGGTGCTGCCAACGTTCCCACCTCTCCCGGAAGAACCAAAGGGAGGCGACCGCAGCGTTCAATGCAGAGTTGGGATCCGTTTACCAAACGGACAGAGAGTCCAGAGAAACTTCCTCAAAACCGACAGTATTCAG CTTCTCTGGTCTTTCTGCTATTCTCAGCTTGAGGAATCAGAGAGGAAGAAGCCACTGAAGCTAACACAGGCGATTCCAGGTGAATCAAAGACGTTGGAGTTTGAATCTAACTTAACCTTGGAGCAATCTGGTGTTGCCAATTCCATGATCTCTGCTACATGGGAATGA
- the LOC111198839 gene encoding peroxidase 4-like: MAIFKILVLLLLSFSCFCQAQLSPTFYDQSCPNALSTIRSSIRTAISRERRMAASLIRLHFHDCFVNGCDASVMLVATPTMESERDAVPNFQSARGFEVIDQAKSAVERVCPGVVSCADIIAVAARDASEYVGGPKYAVKVGRRDSTAAFRAIADSGDLPSFRASLDELSDLFLRKGLNTRDLVALSGAHTLGQAQCVTFKERLYDNSSDIDAGFSSTRKRRCPVNGGDTNLAPLDQVTPNSFDNNYYRSLMQKKGLLASDQVLFGAGASTDSIVSEYSRNPSRFASDFGAAMIKMGDIQTLTGSAGQIRRICTAVN; the protein is encoded by the exons ATGGCGATCTTCAAGATTCTTGTGTTGCTATTATTAAGCTTCTCTTGTTTCTGTCAAGCACAGCTCTCTCCTACTTTCTACGACCAAAGTTGCCCAAACGCTCTATCAACCATCCGATCCTCAATCCGAACCGCCATCAGCCGTGAACGTAGAATGGCTGCTTCTCTCATCCGTCTCCATTTCCACGACTGCTTCGTTAAC GGTTGTGATGCATCGGTCATGCTCGTGGCAACTCCTACCATGGAGAGTGAGAGAGATGCAGTCCCGAACTTTCAATCAGCGAGAGGGTTTGAAGTTATCGACCAAGCCAAATCAGCTGTTGAGAGAGTGTGTCCTGGTGTCGTTTCTTGCGCTGATATCATTGCCGTTGCTGCTAGAGACGCTTCCGAATAC GTCGGAGGTCCAAAGTATGCAGTAAAGGTTGGCCGGAGAGATTCCACCGCTGCGTTTAGAGCTATAGCAGACAGTGGCGATCTCCCCAGTTTCAGGGCAAGTCTCGACGAGCTCTCTGATCTCTTCCTTCGGAAAGGTCTCAACACTAGAGACCTTGTCGCTCTCTCAG GAGCTCATACATTAGGGCAAGCTCAATGCGTAACGTTCAAGGAAAGGCTGTACGACAACTCGAGTGACATCGACGCCGGTTTTTCGAGCACACGTAAGCGTCGCTGTCCGGTCAACGGTGGGGATACAAATCTAGCACCTCTTGATCAAGTGACACCAAACTCGTTCGACAATAACTATTACAGAAGCTTGATGCAGAAGAAAGGACTTTTGGCGAGTGATCAGGTTTTGTTCGGAGCCGGGGCTTCTACGGACAGTATTGTGTCGGAATATAGCAGAAACCCTTCTAGATTTGCGTCTGATTTTGGAGCTGCAATGATCAAGATGGGAGATATTCAGACACTCACCGGCTCAGCTGGACAAATCCGAAGGATATGCACTGCGGTTAATTAA
- the LOC106382325 gene encoding mitochondrial carrier protein CoAc1: MVSSQGSDVMSLVDTLPVLAKTLIAGGAAGAVAKTAVAPLERIKILLQTRTNDFRSLGLTHSLKKVLQCDGPLGFYKGNGASVIRIIPYAALHYMTYEVYRDWILENNLPLGSGPVVDLVAGSAAGGTAVLCTYPLDLARTKLAYQVSDTGQSFRGGTIGFYRQPACSGIREVLTMAYKEGGPRGLYRGIGPTLIGILPYAGLKFYIYEELKRHVPEEHQNSVRMHLPCGALAGLFGQTLTYPLDVVRRQMQVENLLPMTGDGSNKRYKNTFDGLNTIVRTQGWRQLFAGLSINYIKIVPSVAIGFAVYESMKSWLRIPPRERSKPA, from the exons ATGGTTTCTTCACAAGGCTCTGACGTGATGAGCCTTGTGGATACATTGCCTGTTCTTGCCAAAACCCTTATCGCAGGTGGAGCTGCTGGTGCAGTTGCTAAAACTGCTGTTGCTCCCTTGGAAAGAATCAAAATTCTATTGCAG ACTAGAACCAACGACTTCAGGTCCCTTGGTTTGACCCACTCACTAAAGAAGGTCTTACAATGCGACGGTCCTCTCGGATTCTACAA AGGAAACGGAGCGAGTGTTATTAGGATTATCCCTTACGCCGCTCTTCATTACATGACGTATGAAGTCTATCGTGACTGGATTTTGGAAAACAACCTTCCTTTAGGCTCTGGTCCCGTTGTTGATCTTGTGGCTGGTTCAGCCGCAGGTGGAACTGCAGTTTTGTGCACGTACCCCCTCGATTTAGCTCGTACTAAGCTAGCTTACCAG gTTTCTGATACAGGACAGAGTTTCCGAGGTGGTACCATTGGCTTTTACCGCCAACCTGCATGTTCAGGCATTAGAGAGGTGCTTACAATGGCTTATAAAGAAGGGGGACCACGTGGGTTATATCGAGGCATAG GGCCAACGCTGATCGGCATCCTTCCATACGCGGGGCTTAAGTTCTACATATACGAAGAACTGAAAAGACATGTTCCTGAAGAGCATCAAAACTCTGTTCGAATGCATCTACCTTGTGGTGCTTTAGCTGGTTTATTTGGCCAGACTTTGACTTACCCATTAGATGTTGTTAGGAGACAAATgcag GTGGAGAATCTGCTGCCTATGACGGGTGATGGCAGCAACAAACGTTACAAGAACACATTTGATGGGCTTAACACGATTGTTCGAACTCAGGGTTGGAGACAGTTGTTTGCTGGTTTAAGTATCAACTACATTAAG ATTGTTCCATCGGTTGCAATTGGCTTCGCAGTGTATGAGTCAATGAAGTCATGGTTGCGGATTCCACCACGAGAGAGATCAAAACCAGCATAA